One genomic segment of Micromonospora sp. WMMC415 includes these proteins:
- a CDS encoding DivIVA domain-containing protein produces MASQGQRFRRKALRRGYKVDEVDAFLDRVEATLAGQPVGAPVSSQEVHDVVFRVRFNGYDEWQVDLHLDRVERQLADLEERGGLGGRGGDSRLPDRLGPPERMGPPMRDERGMSPVAQPMPPRVMPAQPGPPDRYGRYDEPTGAFAGGYDTPRGGYEPPRAGPGAQMGHGAPPRGLPPGPGGYGPDSGPGGYGPDSGPGGYGPDERFDGFEAGRHGRTDMTAEIRMPDRGRGMGGPPAQPQPGFGGPPAVPGPPAMAGPPMAGPPGSDLYRVDQIRRSFQVRRFGSGYDPDQVDRFFESLLGGMQGRNAMPVNPRDLDTLRFGLVQGGYFEAEVDAALKDVQDILLGR; encoded by the coding sequence GTGGCGAGTCAGGGTCAGCGTTTCCGGCGCAAGGCGCTGCGCCGGGGATACAAGGTCGACGAGGTGGACGCCTTCCTCGACCGCGTCGAGGCCACGCTGGCCGGGCAGCCGGTCGGCGCGCCCGTGTCCTCGCAGGAGGTCCACGACGTCGTCTTCCGGGTCCGGTTCAACGGCTACGACGAGTGGCAGGTCGACCTGCACCTCGACCGGGTCGAGCGGCAGCTCGCCGACCTGGAGGAGCGCGGCGGCCTGGGCGGCCGTGGCGGTGACTCCCGCCTGCCGGACCGGCTCGGCCCGCCGGAGCGGATGGGCCCGCCGATGCGCGACGAGCGCGGCATGTCCCCGGTGGCGCAGCCGATGCCCCCCCGCGTCATGCCGGCGCAGCCCGGCCCGCCCGACCGCTACGGCCGGTACGACGAGCCCACCGGAGCCTTCGCCGGCGGCTACGACACGCCCCGCGGCGGCTACGAGCCGCCCCGTGCTGGCCCGGGCGCCCAGATGGGGCACGGCGCGCCGCCCCGCGGTCTGCCCCCGGGGCCGGGTGGCTACGGCCCGGACTCCGGACCGGGTGGCTACGGCCCGGACTCCGGACCGGGTGGCTACGGCCCGGACGAGCGTTTCGACGGCTTCGAGGCCGGCCGGCACGGACGCACCGACATGACCGCCGAGATCCGCATGCCGGACCGGGGCCGCGGCATGGGCGGCCCACCCGCGCAGCCGCAACCGGGCTTCGGTGGTCCGCCCGCGGTTCCCGGCCCGCCCGCGATGGCCGGCCCGCCGATGGCCGGCCCGCCCGGCAGTGACCTGTACCGGGTCGACCAGATCCGCCGCAGCTTCCAGGTACGCCGCTTCGGCAGCGGGTACGACCCGGACCAGGTGGACCGGTTCTTCGAGAGCCTGCTCGGCGGGATGCAGGGGCGGAACGCGATGCCGGTGAACCCCCGCGACCTGGACACCCTGCGCTTCGGTCTGGTGCAGGGCGGATACTTCGAGGCGGAGGTCGACGCCGCCCTCAAGGACGTGCAGGACATCCTGCTCGGTCGCTGA
- the rlmN gene encoding 23S rRNA (adenine(2503)-C(2))-methyltransferase RlmN, translated as MTSLPLTPVNLDAPARRAAMPPQHLADLDLAGRQALVAELGEPRFRARQVSTHYFGRLVRDPRQMTDLPAATRDKLAERLLPTLLTPVRELACDDGATRKALWRLHDGSLVESVLMGYPDRVTVCISSQAGCGMACPFCATGQAGLTRNLSTAEIVDQAVYLAGVAASGAVAGSPPRLSHVVFMGMGEPLANYNRVVAAIRRLVAPAPEGLGLSQRHITVSTVGLVPAIRRLASEDLSVTLALSLHAPDDELRDELVPVNQRWKVSEVLEAAWEYATRTGRRVSIEYAMIKDVNDQPWRADLLGRLLAGKLAHVNLIPLNPTPGSRWDASPKPVEREFVRRLRDAGVSTTVRDTRGREIDGACGQLAAAEGSETVGTGETP; from the coding sequence ATGACGAGCCTGCCCCTGACCCCGGTCAACCTCGACGCCCCCGCACGCCGGGCGGCGATGCCCCCGCAGCACCTCGCCGACCTCGACCTCGCCGGCCGCCAGGCGCTGGTCGCCGAGCTGGGGGAACCCCGGTTCCGGGCCCGACAGGTCTCCACCCACTACTTCGGGCGCCTGGTGCGCGACCCCCGGCAGATGACCGACCTGCCGGCCGCGACCCGTGACAAGCTGGCCGAACGACTGCTGCCCACGCTGCTGACGCCGGTGCGGGAGCTGGCGTGCGACGACGGGGCGACCCGCAAGGCACTCTGGCGGCTGCACGACGGCTCGCTCGTCGAGAGCGTGCTCATGGGCTACCCGGACCGGGTCACGGTCTGCATCTCCAGCCAGGCCGGCTGCGGGATGGCGTGCCCGTTCTGCGCGACCGGCCAGGCCGGGTTGACCCGCAACCTCTCCACCGCCGAGATCGTGGACCAGGCGGTCTACCTGGCGGGCGTGGCCGCCTCCGGCGCGGTGGCCGGGTCCCCGCCGAGGCTGTCGCACGTCGTGTTCATGGGAATGGGCGAGCCGCTGGCCAACTACAACCGGGTCGTGGCCGCGATCCGGCGCCTGGTCGCACCGGCCCCCGAGGGGCTGGGGCTCTCCCAGCGGCACATCACCGTTTCCACGGTCGGGCTGGTGCCGGCCATCCGCCGACTGGCCAGCGAAGACCTCTCAGTGACCCTTGCTTTGTCGCTGCACGCCCCCGATGATGAGCTGCGCGACGAACTCGTGCCCGTGAACCAGCGCTGGAAGGTGTCCGAGGTGCTGGAAGCGGCCTGGGAGTACGCGACCCGCACGGGACGTCGTGTGTCGATCGAATACGCGATGATCAAGGACGTGAACGACCAGCCGTGGAGAGCCGATCTGCTCGGGCGGCTGCTGGCCGGCAAGTTGGCCCACGTGAACCTGATCCCGCTCAACCCCACTCCGGGCAGCCGCTGGGATGCGAGCCCGAAGCCGGTGGAGCGGGAGTTCGTCCGGCGGTTGCGCGACGCCGGAGTGTCCACGACGGTGCGGGACACCCGAGGTCGCGAGATCGACGGGGCGTGTGGTCAGCTCGCCGCCGCGGAGGGCAGTGAGACCGTTGGGACCGGGGAGACACCGTGA
- a CDS encoding phosphatidate cytidylyltransferase — MSHVDPYGSADPRGWDRPDRPNLPWPDHDVEPGPWARRPAVAPDLHADPRTRPSADPAGTYPGYDDRDPARPFHGPSGAGDPAYGGRPGPVNGRNGRHGPAGDDPEYPTAQLQPVRDEAPPLSEYPTTQLTPVRDEPAPAGSEPPGRRQPGRRRAGGSGAPAASSGKAGRNLPAAIGVGVALGALILVPLFLYPPAFLLVVAGAVAIGSWEMARAAGRADAHPPLVPLIAGAVLTVGLAWFAGPDALTLGLAVTVLGSVVWRLGDGPAGFRRDVTAATLIAVYVPFLGGFAALLAAVPDDGSLRVLATLVAVVLSDTGGYAAGANFGKHPMAPTISPKKSWEGLAGSVGAAALGSAVLLWLLFDVRPWWGALFGVAVSAAAVLGDLAESMVKRDLGVKDMSNLLPGHGGLMDRLDSILFAVPTAYLLLAVLVPMAG; from the coding sequence ATGTCCCACGTCGACCCCTACGGCAGCGCCGACCCTCGCGGCTGGGACCGGCCGGACCGGCCCAACCTGCCCTGGCCCGACCACGACGTCGAGCCCGGCCCCTGGGCGCGGCGGCCCGCTGTCGCTCCCGACCTCCACGCGGACCCGCGCACCCGGCCCTCGGCCGATCCCGCCGGGACGTACCCCGGGTACGACGACCGCGACCCTGCCCGGCCCTTCCACGGGCCTTCCGGCGCGGGTGACCCGGCGTACGGGGGCCGGCCCGGCCCGGTGAACGGCCGCAACGGGCGCCACGGCCCCGCCGGTGACGATCCGGAGTACCCGACCGCGCAGCTGCAACCCGTCCGAGACGAGGCGCCCCCGTTGTCGGAGTACCCCACCACGCAGCTCACGCCGGTCCGGGACGAGCCGGCCCCGGCCGGGTCGGAGCCGCCGGGTCGGCGCCAGCCGGGCCGGCGCCGGGCGGGCGGGTCCGGGGCCCCGGCGGCGTCGTCGGGCAAGGCCGGCCGCAACCTGCCCGCGGCCATCGGGGTGGGCGTCGCCCTCGGCGCGCTCATCCTCGTGCCACTGTTCCTCTACCCGCCGGCGTTCCTGCTGGTCGTCGCCGGCGCGGTGGCGATCGGCAGCTGGGAGATGGCCCGGGCGGCCGGGCGGGCCGACGCCCACCCGCCGCTGGTCCCGCTGATCGCCGGCGCCGTGCTCACCGTGGGGCTGGCCTGGTTCGCCGGCCCCGACGCGCTGACCCTCGGTCTGGCCGTCACCGTACTGGGCTCGGTCGTGTGGCGCCTCGGGGACGGGCCGGCCGGGTTCCGGCGGGACGTCACCGCCGCCACGCTCATCGCGGTCTACGTGCCGTTCCTCGGCGGTTTCGCGGCGCTGCTGGCCGCGGTGCCGGACGACGGCTCGCTGCGGGTGCTGGCGACCCTGGTCGCCGTGGTGCTCTCCGACACGGGCGGGTACGCGGCCGGCGCCAACTTCGGCAAGCACCCGATGGCCCCCACGATCAGCCCGAAGAAGTCCTGGGAGGGCCTGGCCGGGTCGGTCGGCGCGGCGGCGCTCGGCAGCGCGGTGCTGCTCTGGCTGCTCTTCGACGTCCGCCCCTGGTGGGGCGCCCTGTTCGGGGTGGCGGTCTCCGCCGCGGCCGTGCTCGGCGACCTGGCCGAGTCCATGGTCAAACGTGACCTCGGCGTGAAGGACATGAGCAACCTGTTGCCGGGGCACGGCGGCCTGATGGACCGGCTCGACTCGATCCTGTTCGCCGTCCCGACGGCGTACCTGCTGCTGGCGGTCCTCGTTCCGATGGCTGGTTGA
- the frr gene encoding ribosome recycling factor — protein MIDDTLLEAEEKMERAIEHAKEEFGAIRTGRANAAMFSKIIIDYYGSPTPLPQMASIGVPEPRMVIIKPYDNSQINAMEKAIRDSDLGVNPNNEGNQLRILLPQMTEERRREMIKVARHKGEEAKVAVRNIRRKAKEELDRLVKDGEVGEDEGRRAEKELDDLTHRFVATVDELVKHKEAELLEV, from the coding sequence GTGATCGACGACACCCTCCTCGAGGCCGAGGAGAAGATGGAGCGTGCCATCGAGCACGCCAAGGAGGAGTTCGGCGCCATCCGTACCGGCCGCGCCAACGCCGCCATGTTCTCCAAGATCATTATCGACTACTACGGCAGCCCGACCCCGCTGCCGCAGATGGCGTCCATCGGCGTGCCCGAGCCGCGGATGGTCATCATCAAGCCGTACGACAACTCGCAGATCAACGCCATGGAGAAGGCGATCCGCGACTCCGACCTCGGCGTCAACCCGAACAACGAGGGCAACCAGCTGCGCATCCTGCTCCCGCAGATGACCGAGGAGCGCCGCCGCGAGATGATCAAGGTGGCCCGGCACAAGGGTGAGGAGGCCAAGGTCGCCGTCCGCAACATCCGCCGCAAGGCCAAGGAGGAGCTGGACCGGCTGGTCAAGGACGGCGAGGTCGGCGAGGACGAGGGACGTCGCGCCGAGAAGGAGCTGGACGACCTGACCCATCGCTTCGTCGCCACCGTCGACGAGCTGGTCAAGCACAAGGAAGCCGAGCTGCTGGAGGTCTGA
- the pyrH gene encoding UMP kinase — translation MTQVVSDRSLAAEDPTAPPPGRARRVVLKLSGEVFGGGAIGVDPDVVQAIARQIATVVRRGVQVSVVVGGGNFFRGAELQKRGMDRARADYMGMLGTVMNCLALQDFLEKEGIETRVQSAITMAQVAEPYIPLRAIRHLEKGRVVIFGAGAGMPYFSTDTVAAQRALEIRADVVLMSKNGVDGVYTADPRIDPTASKFDSITFSEVLRRNLRVADAAAFSLCMENGLPMLVFGAQGDDTIIRAVGGDKIGTLITT, via the coding sequence ATGACGCAGGTTGTTAGTGACCGGAGCCTGGCGGCGGAGGATCCGACGGCGCCACCTCCCGGTCGGGCCCGCCGGGTGGTGCTGAAGCTCTCCGGTGAGGTGTTCGGCGGAGGGGCGATCGGTGTCGACCCGGACGTCGTCCAGGCCATCGCCCGGCAGATCGCCACGGTGGTCCGGCGCGGGGTGCAGGTCTCCGTCGTGGTCGGTGGTGGCAACTTCTTCCGCGGCGCGGAGTTGCAGAAGCGCGGCATGGACCGGGCGCGGGCCGACTACATGGGCATGCTCGGCACCGTGATGAACTGCCTCGCCCTCCAGGACTTCCTGGAGAAGGAGGGCATCGAGACGCGGGTGCAGAGCGCCATCACGATGGCCCAGGTCGCCGAGCCGTACATTCCGCTGCGCGCCATCCGGCACCTCGAGAAGGGCCGCGTGGTGATCTTCGGTGCCGGCGCCGGCATGCCGTACTTCTCCACCGACACCGTCGCCGCCCAGCGTGCCCTGGAGATCCGGGCCGACGTGGTGCTGATGAGCAAGAACGGCGTGGACGGCGTCTACACGGCCGACCCGCGCATCGACCCGACCGCCAGCAAGTTCGACTCGATCACCTTCTCCGAGGTGCTCCGCCGCAACCTGCGGGTGGCCGACGCCGCCGCCTTCAGCCTCTGCATGGAGAACGGCCTGCCGATGCTGGTCTTCGGCGCCCAGGGCGACGACACCATCATCCGGGCCGTGGGTGGCGACAAGATCGGCACCCTGATCACCACCTGA
- the tsf gene encoding translation elongation factor Ts yields the protein MSNFTAADVKKLRDLTGAGMMDSKKALTEAEGDFDKAVEILRVKGAKDVGKRAGRTAANGLVAHSGKALLELNCETDFVAKNDSFIALAQQLVEHGERSGVSNAEELLASEIDGKTVADLVQEQSAKIGEKLVLNRFAKLDGTVAVYLHRKAQDLPPAVGVLVQYAGKTDEAGDADARGAAMQIAAMRPQYLTRDEVPAEVVESERRIAEQTAREENKPEAALPKIVEGRVNSFFKDFVLLEQASVTDNKKTVRQVLAEAGIEITRFVRFEVGQA from the coding sequence ATGTCCAACTTCACCGCCGCGGACGTCAAGAAGCTCCGCGACCTGACCGGCGCCGGCATGATGGACAGCAAGAAGGCGCTGACCGAGGCCGAGGGCGACTTCGACAAGGCCGTCGAGATCCTGCGCGTCAAGGGCGCGAAGGACGTCGGCAAGCGGGCCGGCCGGACCGCCGCGAACGGCCTCGTCGCGCACTCCGGCAAGGCCCTGCTGGAGCTCAACTGCGAGACCGACTTCGTCGCCAAGAACGACAGCTTCATCGCGCTGGCCCAGCAGCTGGTCGAGCACGGCGAGCGCAGCGGCGTGAGCAACGCCGAGGAACTGCTGGCCTCTGAGATCGACGGGAAGACCGTCGCCGACCTGGTCCAGGAGCAGTCCGCCAAGATCGGCGAGAAGCTGGTGCTCAACCGGTTCGCCAAGCTGGACGGCACCGTTGCGGTCTACCTGCACCGCAAGGCGCAGGACCTGCCGCCGGCGGTCGGCGTGCTGGTGCAGTACGCCGGCAAGACCGACGAGGCGGGCGACGCCGACGCGCGCGGCGCGGCCATGCAGATCGCCGCCATGCGGCCGCAGTACCTCACGCGTGACGAGGTGCCGGCCGAGGTCGTCGAGTCCGAGCGGCGCATCGCCGAGCAGACCGCCCGTGAGGAGAACAAGCCCGAGGCGGCGCTGCCGAAGATCGTCGAGGGCCGGGTCAACTCCTTCTTCAAGGACTTCGTCCTGCTGGAGCAGGCGTCGGTCACGGACAACAAGAAGACGGTGCGGCAGGTGCTGGCCGAGGCCGGCATCGAGATCACCCGGTTCGTCCGGTTCGAGGTCGGCCAGGCCTGA